Within Dromaius novaehollandiae isolate bDroNov1 chromosome 8, bDroNov1.hap1, whole genome shotgun sequence, the genomic segment CCATTTCTTGCTCTCTAGACAGTTGTAACGTAAAAGTAATATAATggataaatgcaaaatattgtaaGTTATAAAATATAGCTACCTCAGATGGAACATACTGCTCTACAGCTGTAGCAACAGTTGCACAACAAATCCACAGCAGCACCAACACTGAGAGGACAAGTGTAGTGGTTAAAATCCAACTGGAATTTCTGAAACAAAGAGAATGTTACTAAATTTAATATACTGAATACAACAGAACAGACTCTAGAAAGTTCTCAATTTTGACTGCATTTCCTGCTGATTCACTAGTCTCTAGCTCTTCCAGCTACATAACCCACTTCAGACTCCTGAGTAATGAACTTATGCCTACTTATTATCTGACACCTGAAAGACACTAAAATACTGTTTGGACTATGTTTATTGGGTCCTAAACTTCATCCCacccaaaatttaaaaaacagatttttctgttagTTACTTAGGGTCCAATTCACTGATCCATAATGTCTAAACTTTTAAGCAGAAAGTCATCAgtgaggaaggggaagaggaaccAAGATGCTCATCTTTAGCAAGGCTTAAATAAAGATATACTGGGTATTTTCAGCCTAGAAATGAGACAAAACAATCTCTTTCATATCAGACAATTCCAGAACATAACACAAAACACAACTGCTTTGCTCTGAAACATAGCCAAGAGCTAAAGAACAGGCAAAACACAGAACTGATCAAATAGTTCACAGAACACTCGGAGACCAGTTTAGGAAATTATCAGTATTATGTTCAACAGAatggaaaagagaatgaaagttGGCAGCATAGCCTACAAATAACATGGGACTAGTATGGAAAAGCAGCAATAACAAGCAGTCAGACACACAATTTTAACACCCACTCCAAAGTGCTATGCTTCTCCAACCTAGCAGACTTTCTAGCACTTGGAGATCTTGCAACAGTGCACCATACACATGTACAAAGGACTATTAGCCTCCATATTAGGCTTTTATAAACTAGAATACACATACGTGGAAAGACACTTGAAAAAGCTATCATTCTCTCGCTCTTCAAAAAGTCCTCGGTACGTCTGTGAACTTCCTGGACGTAGGTCTACTGAAATACAACAGCAGAAAGTTGTCAGGAAAGCAATCAAAATAAGAGAAGATTCCAGCTTCATGTAGCTTGTCTATACAGGGAGCataaaaggaagattttaaaatggCTCTAGCTTGCATGTTTCTATTTCCAGCACAGTTTGGTTTCTGCCACAGACTTTGTGGAAGTGTGCGCAAGGCAGCCTATATGACAAACGTatttacatttttgctttctaaaacaTTTGCCTTCATGtggcaactttttcttttttttttttttccttgcatggcattaaacatttgcatttgttcttccaaagcgcgcgcgcacacacaaaagaaagcacaCTTACAGGCTGTTTTACTCAGTGACAAGGATTCTCTCGTATCTCCAGTTTCCTGATCAAGCTGTGGAACATACTGTACTTCTGGCTTTGACTAAAACAAAATAAGGAGTTAGGAGATCCTGCTTGCAAGCTTCAACCAATCTTGATCATTCACATTTTCAGAATTAATAGGGAAGACAACCTTAAGATATGCACCATTCACataagtttgattttttttttcttgcactggCCCTAAAAGGCAGTGAAATACTATCAAAATACTGAACACTTgtggaagcgctccacagtcttTTCTGTGACTAGAAGGAGCAGAGTTAAACGTTTAGCACCCAGGACACTTTAATCTCAATGAAAAAGGCAAGCACCTGGAATATGACAATTTTGCCATCATCTGCTTGAAGGTAGAAAGTCCATGAGGATGTTATGAAGCTCTGAGCTGAATCCATCATGTCGCTCCAGAATGATCTCACCAGTGTCAGAGGAAAGAGGAGATGAATTCTTGGCATCAGGGACATTAACTGCAAACACAACACTAAGgggttttccatttgtttttacaTGACAAAGACAGAAGTCATTTTCTTCCTCACCCCATGCCTAAATTTCACTCCTTAGGAAGATTTCTCTTCCACTTGATCAAATTTAAAAGAGAGAAGACACATTGAGCAGAAAACAAGTAGGTGGTATTTGAAAAACATGTCACCTACTTACTTGCTCTTGCCTTAACTCAGCAAATGGCAATTGGTTCTGGCATCCAAGATGGCAAGCATATTGTTCATCAGATTGGGAGTATGCTTCCGTACAGGCTGCAAGGAAGAAGTTCCCCAAATGAGAagataatttctgtattttagttaagaaaagcatttttagtaTAACTTGGATCAGGAACAAAGCAGCAGGTTGAAGACCCACAATCCCACTTGTAGAGAAAGATACCGCAATCACTCTGAGTGTAGCACTTGCTCTTTGGACTAGTGAAGGTGAAGGGATCAGAGCTCAGACAGACAATGTATCTGAAATCTGAATGCAATCAGAGCAACTGGTCAGAAGTATTACTCTGGACAAATTCAGGGATGCAGGTTTTCTTTCATCCTCCCACTACTACTATAGTTTTTGCTACACGTTATCACGTGAAATATGAATTTTACCTCACAGAACAGAGCTGGGATCCTAAAAAGAACTTAATAGAAGGACCATCAGTCCATTAAATCCCTTCAAGGTAAGTTATGGTATCACAGCAAAACAAGAGAGCGCTCTCCCGCTAGTGTGATGAGTACAGAAACTGCACTGAAAGTCTAATTGAGCAATTTTTACAAAAATGAAGCCAattcttttcttgttttacaaATATCTTCTAACACCTGTTCATTAGAGACCATAAAGACCAACAAACCTGAATTATTTACAGCTTACACATGGAGAAATTGGGCAGACAATACATGGCAATAGCTCTTCCCCAAAACACTAAAGCCAGATGGATGATGTTACAGCATTACCAGAACTGAAGACTCAAAACAAGTGGAAACACAGAAGACAGCAGTTCTCCCAGTCTTTCCACAGGAGAGGAAAATGAGTAAGTGTACCATCAAGAAGGCTACAGACATGGAAAACCCTGGCGAGAAGCACGGCATCAGCAGCTAAATATCCGAGTATTCGCTTCATAGCACCTGAACAGCAATTCTGTGGTAAAACTGCCACCAAACTAGAGCTAGCGTTCATAAAGAAACATCAGAAGACAGCACTGAGCAGATCAGCCAGGAAATATCTTGCCAAGCACAGAATAATTAGTCAGGGCACCAACCAATGTAACAGATTACAGAACATAAGCCGGCAAAAGACAACAGCCTCAGAAAGAAGAGTTAAACCAGAAAGTAAGCAACTGTTCAATTACCTCTACATTTGGTCTATTGCTGCATTACCCTTTTTATGGCACACTCTCATGTGTGGTTTGACAACTAGACTGACATGCTGAATCACAGCTATACACAGCGTATGACAGACTAGAGCATTAGCCCATTTCTAGGGTATTTAATGCAGCTTTGTATTACATCAGCATCTTTGCACGTCAGGCTTTCTACCTACAAACCTTCCATCAGCTCTCTGAGCTAGCCACCTGTCTTGCTTTCAGGAATTACTGAGGGAGTAAAAGCCTCTTTTCCATGCAGACTTGGTGCTTAATTGTATTTGAAATACAGAGGGAGAGATACCCACTTTCCTGCTTTGGGCTGTTATGTTCCACTTATGCTCTGAATAAAACTGTTAATCAACTGTCTCAGTATTACTGGATGAAAGTTCTATATGgccgcaaaaaaaaaaattagcttgtCTACAGCAACATATTTCATCTTCACTATCAGATTTTGCCCTAACAGATAATCTGAGAGAATTAGTCACAAGTATTTCACAACGATTTCAAATAAAACATGCACCTCATTCCCAGCTGTATAATTGTAGATAAACCTCAGGATGTAGCCTAGACTACAAGTTACAGACAGACAGTACTTCAAGATCTGTGTTTTTACACCAGCTGATTTATTTGCCTTTATACTTTTATGACCAAGTTTGCTAGGAATGTAAATGGGACTGATTTTGCATGGAATACTTGAAAGAAAACAGTTAACTTGTTATTATGTTCAGACTTTTTATCTTCTACAACAAATTTTTTAtagtaaaataaagtatttataatTTATTTACATCAACTGATGATATTTAAGAAACATGGTAAGTATCAGGTAAGGAGAAACTcccacaaagcagaaaatttccaTAAGGATTTTTATATCCTGTACATAATGTTTAACGAGTTGTCAAAAAACAAAAGACCCCACTGAAATAATCCCACCAACCTGGCAACATTCTTTCTAACATTCCTACTCTTCCCTTCATTTGTTTATATACTATAGGAGTACTGAATTCTTACCAGAGTCACATTCCAGTTTGGTCCGATTCAAATCAATGCCATCATCCACAAACTGACAAATGGAAAACAGTCTGCAACCTCGCTGGCACGCGTACAGTTCCTCTTCCTGGGAAGGCACAAGAAAAGACTCGCATTCCTCCATTCAAGAGTAAAATGTCAAGAAacaagcaatttttcttttttttttggggggggggggggcgggggcagggggaagagttATAGGAAAGGTCATCCACTAGAGCATCACCCTATCACCATCCTTCCCCACAGCAAGCTAAACATGACACTCTGGATGatatgaaacaaaaccaaattacAGCTCTTTAACAGTGTAATATAATTACTGATTACTTTATGAGCTCATTATTCTGCAGTGGGGCAGACCCTGAAGAGCAAACTATTTTGTACATTCAAGCCTCCTACAACTCAGAGCAAAGTTGCACTGCGTTTCTGAAAAATTGATGGTTTAAAGAACAAGAGATGCTGGCTGCAAAAAATTTACTAACACACTCCAATAGTCTTCACTTAATCATACAAGAAGTTGACAGTCCTCCCCCTCAAAAATTTAATATCAGAACCCAACAGGTGAGgagcaaaaaaaaggcatattttgacAATATGCTACAGTGTATCTACTATACTCTAATTAGAACTACAACAGAGTTGTCAGAAGATTATCTTCTGATGTACTACTATACCAGTACCTTTTTAACTGGTTACTTGCCAAACTAGTTCCACAAACATgcacttttatttattaaattgaAGGGGAAAATAATTCCTTACAGCAACTATAAAAAACATTGAGATTATGCCAGTACAGAAAATCTATACCTAGTATTTCTTCTGTCCACCACATCAAAGGGAGGGATGTGCACTTCACACCTACGGCGCTCCTCACCTTGCAGAACTAACGACTGCCTACTTTATGCGAGCACTCCTATTAGCAATTACTCAGCAAAATCAAATCCAACCCTATTACCTACATAACCACTCAAATGACTGCAGCCAGCTTTACACACACAAGAAAGACTCTGAATTCATATAACAGAAGACAAACATACCACACCTTACTGTGCAATCCACTGTAAATGAACTGGCCATTGTGTTTCTCTGAAAGCACAAGTTCGCATGCTTTTTAACACAGACAAGGAGAAAACTGTGAACATAGATTAAAACTTAGCCATCTTGTCAGTGTTGCTAGAGTTAAGATGGTTATGTTTTCTGCAATAACATGTTACATACATTGACATCCATACTGAATTAACTTTAGCAGACATGTTTCTATTGTACTCTTGCACACACGTCTTAATGTTAGTCTTGCTTGTCAGTGGCAATTAAAACCATTTCCTCCAACTTAACTGGTAATTTTGTGACAAATGGAACAAAGAATGAAATGGAAGAGATGGCTGTATCATTTGACAGCTCCAACAACACAACATAAAAAGTCTGAAGGGTACCATAAAAAGATATCACAGCAAAAATCAGCTTCTCTTGAACTTGAAAGGGTCTtataacaaaaacaagaaaattactCCAAAATAGTATGGAAATATTTTAGGATAATGTTTAGTCCTAATTTAATTCTCAagttttgttctttctcctcACTATCTTTGTACATAGGCATGAAAACACATCATAAGTGCAGATCCAAGTTTACTTTTATTCCACAGAACTCCCTGTCACTTCCTTCTGTGGAAATACCGGTATCAACTACTGAGACACAAAATCCAATTTAGAGTTTCATAGGAAAACAAAGCCGTATTAcctaacagtattttttttaacatcgTTTTTTACCCTATTACTTTCTGCTGCCCTCATGTGAAATCTCAAAGGTGGTATAAAGGTTCCCATCACCTGTAGTAATTCAACCTGCTAAATAGCTGCAATAGAGTAAGGTATTTGCCAAGAATGAACCATGAAAGATGAGATTTTGAAACAGGTAATGGATTTTCCAAATCCAAACCAGTAGCTCAGAACTGTACAAAGCTTTGAACTGACACTGAACTCCGGAGTGGGAAGTTATACTGCCATCAGAGGCTATTTCTCTGTGCCCTTCATCACAGGAGAGGAAATTCTGAGTGCAAGTGAACCAAAATACAGGTTGAAGGTTCTGCCAAGCTATTCGTCTCCATCTTTTATGACTCATCCTCTATAACTCAAGTGTCACACTGGTGTCCTGGCTCAGGATCTTTAGCCTGTCTTGGACACTGTCCTGTTTTAGTGCTCTAAAATACAGAGCAGCCCAAGTCAAATTACAGTTGCCTCTTtaggaacaggagaaaaaaaaaaagacacaagaacCCCCAAACCCACAAGCAACCAAACTATACTTTGAAAGAGGATATTTAGACGATGCAGCGCCTCTTTGGCTAGCAGCAGCGCATACTCCAGAGGAGTAATATGTATCTTTGGAGCAGCCGCAGCGCTCCCTGCTTCGAGGCGTCGCGCACCCAGCCGGGTGaggcagccagccccagagcaggCACCGCGCTCACCGAACCGGGCGCTTCTGGACCGCACGCTGCCTTCGCGCCCGCGTTTAGGGAGAGGcgcagcagcgctgggaaggggcgcggggcagcggccccTCTCACCGAGGTGGGAACCGCGGCTGTCGCCTGCCCGCCCGCAGCACGGGACGAGGGGCCAGGCCCGGGGCGGGCAGGCCCGCTCGCCGCAGCCCGCCAGGCGCCGGCGGAgccgcagggccgcggcggggcccgcccCTACCTTGGGGTAGGTGTGCAGGGAGTAGGTCAGCTGGCAGGCGCGGTGACACGACGCCGTGTTGCCCAGCACGGAGTCGAAGGCCTCGGAGGagcccgggggaggcggcggcggaggaggcccGGCCGCCCAGGCGCGGCCGCCGGCCAGCAGCACCACAGcgagaggcaggcagagcaggccgccccgccgcgccgccatcttcgtcctcctcctcccgcagcgccccagccgggcggggcggggcgctgcTAGAGTCTCGCGAGACtaccgg encodes:
- the TMEM59 gene encoding transmembrane protein 59 isoform X1, producing MAARRGGLLCLPLAVVLLAGGRAWAAGPPPPPPPPGSSEAFDSVLGNTASCHRACQLTYSLHTYPKEEELYACQRGCRLFSICQFVDDGIDLNRTKLECDSACTEAYSQSDEQYACHLGCQNQLPFAELRQEQLMSLMPRIHLLFPLTLVRSFWSDMMDSAQSFITSSWTFYLQADDGKIVIFQSKPEVQYVPQLDQETGDTRESLSLSKTALDLRPGSSQTYRGLFEERENDSFFKCLSTNSSWILTTTLVLSVLVLLWICCATVATAVEQYVPSEKLSIYGDLEYMNEQKMNKYPSSALVVVRCKTEEHEEAGPLPTKVNLAQSAI
- the TMEM59 gene encoding transmembrane protein 59 isoform X2, coding for MAARRGGLLCLPLAVVLLAGGRAWAAGPPPPPPPPGSSEAFDSVLGNTASCHRACQLTYSLHTYPKEEELYACQRGCRLFSICQFVDDGIDLNRTKLECDSACTEAYSQSDEQYACHLGCQNQLPFAELRQEQLMSLMPRIHLLFPLTLVRSFWSDMMDSAQSFITSSWTFYLQADDGKIVIFQSKPEVQYVPQLDQETGDTRESLSLSKTAYLRPGSSQTYRGLFEERENDSFFKCLSTNSSWILTTTLVLSVLVLLWICCATVATAVEQYVPSEKLSIYGDLEYMNEQKMNKYPSSALVVVRCKTEEHEEAGPLPTKVNLAQSAI